One part of the Sphingopyxis sp. PAMC25046 genome encodes these proteins:
- a CDS encoding DUF2141 domain-containing protein: protein MLPALLTAASPPPPTVEVSVTGLRSAKGQVLVCLTTNRKAFPDCSKDANSVRMAVKAADAENFAIHAPAAGTYAIAVVHDENSNNKLDTAIFLPKEGFGFSRNPTITVGPPSFKSASFAVAGDMRQSIRMKYML from the coding sequence ATTTTGCCCGCGCTGCTGACCGCCGCGAGCCCGCCGCCGCCGACGGTTGAGGTCAGCGTCACCGGGCTGCGCAGCGCGAAGGGGCAGGTCCTCGTCTGCCTGACCACGAACCGCAAGGCCTTTCCCGATTGCAGCAAGGATGCGAACTCTGTGCGCATGGCGGTGAAGGCCGCCGACGCGGAAAATTTCGCCATCCATGCACCCGCCGCCGGAACCTATGCGATCGCGGTCGTGCATGACGAGAATAGCAACAACAAACTCGACACGGCGATCTTCCTGCCGAAGGAGGGCTTCGGCTTTTCACGCAACCCGACGATCACCGTCGGGCCGCCGAGCTTCAAATCGGCCAGCTTCGCGGTGGCGGGCGACATGCGCCAGTCGATCAGGATGAAATATATGCTGTGA
- a CDS encoding sterol desaturase family protein: protein MTGWTILFSALAMTAIVGVRYLITSGAFAFATKWRHPGLYRGLEPQMKREIGWSLASAAIYGIPAGIVAWGWQEHDWTRIYTDIGAYPLWYLPVSLFVYLLLHDTWFYWTHRWMHRPALFRAAHAVHHASRPPTAWAAMSFHPLEAITGAIVIPGLVFLVPIHVAMLGLVLAIMTVMGVGNHMGWEMFPRALVHGPAGKWLITATHHQAHHAAYRGNYGLYFRFWDRACGTDIGLGYFARAADRREPAAADG from the coding sequence ATGACCGGCTGGACGATACTTTTTTCCGCGCTCGCGATGACCGCGATCGTCGGCGTGCGCTATCTGATCACCAGCGGCGCCTTCGCCTTCGCGACAAAGTGGAGGCACCCCGGCCTGTATCGCGGGCTGGAACCGCAGATGAAGCGCGAGATCGGATGGAGCCTCGCGAGCGCCGCCATTTATGGGATTCCGGCGGGCATCGTCGCCTGGGGCTGGCAGGAACATGACTGGACGCGCATCTATACCGACATCGGCGCCTATCCGCTCTGGTATCTGCCCGTCAGCCTCTTCGTCTATCTCCTGCTCCACGACACATGGTTCTACTGGACGCACCGCTGGATGCACCGCCCGGCGCTGTTCCGCGCCGCGCATGCGGTCCATCATGCGAGCCGCCCGCCGACCGCGTGGGCGGCGATGAGCTTTCATCCGCTGGAGGCGATCACCGGCGCCATCGTCATTCCAGGGCTCGTCTTTCTGGTCCCCATCCACGTCGCGATGCTCGGCCTCGTGCTTGCGATCATGACGGTGATGGGGGTCGGCAACCATATGGGGTGGGAGATGTTTCCGCGCGCGCTTGTTCATGGACCCGCAGGGAAATGGCTGATAACCGCAACGCACCATCAGGCGCATCATGCGGCTTACCGGGGGAATTATGGCCTTTATTTTCGCTTTTGGGACAGGGCGTGCGGCACGGATATCGGGCTTGGCTATTTTGCCCGCGCTGCTGACCGCCGCGAGCCCGCCGCCGCCGACGGTTGA
- the crtY gene encoding lycopene beta-cyclase CrtY: protein MAGQNIDKCDIAIVGGGLAGGLAALALAAKRPDLDVRLVEPGPVGGNHIWSFFDSDIAKKDRWLVAPLVRHHWPRYDVRFPGHERRLRMGYKSITGEALAEAVAAALPAGHIIADKAKHVAPDHLLLTRGGRLSANHVIDARGAGKFPGLDCGWQKFVGQALTVKGGHGVDHPVVMDATVEQLDGYRFVYLLPFDAETLFVEDTYYGDDADLDAGAVRERIAAYAAAQGWKVKATTREENGVLPVVIAGDFERLWPASDRTARIGVRAGLFHATTGYSLAHAVRTASALPALVDRPDLAAVLRGRAAAAWRRQRFYRMLGAMLFRAAEPGARFRVFERFYRLSPRLIARFYAGRSTSADKLRLLTGKPPVPVGRAIAALAKLDWR from the coding sequence ATGGCGGGGCAGAACATCGATAAATGCGACATCGCGATCGTCGGCGGCGGGCTCGCCGGCGGCCTTGCGGCGCTCGCGCTCGCGGCGAAGCGGCCCGACCTCGACGTGCGGCTGGTCGAACCGGGACCGGTCGGCGGCAATCACATCTGGTCCTTTTTCGACAGCGACATCGCAAAGAAGGACCGCTGGCTCGTCGCGCCGCTCGTGCGCCATCACTGGCCGCGGTACGATGTCCGCTTTCCCGGGCACGAGCGCAGATTGCGCATGGGATATAAGAGCATCACCGGCGAAGCGCTCGCCGAAGCGGTCGCGGCGGCGCTGCCCGCGGGGCATATCATCGCCGACAAGGCGAAGCATGTCGCGCCCGACCATCTGCTGCTGACGCGCGGCGGCCGGTTGTCGGCGAATCATGTCATCGACGCGCGCGGCGCGGGCAAATTTCCGGGGCTCGATTGCGGCTGGCAGAAGTTCGTCGGACAGGCGCTGACGGTGAAGGGCGGGCATGGCGTCGACCATCCGGTCGTGATGGACGCGACCGTCGAGCAGCTGGACGGCTATCGTTTCGTCTATCTGCTGCCCTTCGATGCCGAGACCTTGTTCGTCGAGGACACTTATTACGGCGACGACGCCGACCTCGATGCGGGGGCGGTGCGCGAACGCATCGCCGCCTATGCCGCGGCGCAAGGCTGGAAGGTCAAGGCGACGACGCGCGAGGAAAACGGCGTGCTGCCCGTGGTCATCGCGGGCGATTTCGAGCGGCTGTGGCCGGCGTCCGACCGCACCGCGCGGATCGGCGTGCGCGCCGGCCTGTTCCACGCGACGACCGGCTATTCGCTTGCCCATGCCGTGCGCACCGCATCAGCGTTGCCCGCGCTCGTCGACCGGCCCGATCTTGCCGCCGTCCTGCGCGGCCGCGCGGCGGCGGCGTGGCGGCGCCAGCGTTTCTACCGGATGCTCGGCGCGATGCTGTTCCGCGCGGCCGAGCCCGGCGCGCGTTTCCGCGTCTTCGAGCGTTTCTACCGCCTGTCGCCGCGACTGATCGCGCGCTTCTATGCCGGTCGCTCGACGAGCGCGGACAAGCTGCGCCTGCTCACCGGCAAGCCGCCGGTTCCTGTCGGCCGCGCGATCGCCGCGCTGGCGAAGCTCGACTGGCGATGA
- a CDS encoding phytoene desaturase: MTRRAIVIGAGFGGLALAIRLQSAGVATTIVEARDAPGGRAYHWKRDGFTFDAGPTVITDPPCLEELWALSGQNMGQDVELVTVTPFYRLNWPDGTNFDYSNDEAALREEIAKLHPADVAGYDRFLEYSKGVYEQGYVKLGAVAFLDFASMVRAAPALMKYRAWRSVYAIVSSYVRDERLRQALSFHTLLVGGNPMTTSAIYALIHTIEKEGGVWFARGGTNALVRGMVRLFERLGGTLRLNDPVARIDTAGDRAIGVTTQGGWHGEADMVATNADLMHSYRDLLGGHPRGNSAAKSLSRKRWSPSLFVVHFGVKGDYPDIAHHSILFGPRYKGLLDDIYGGKVPDDFSLYLHHPSITDPGMAPPGHSTFYALAPVAHLGKAQADWDGDFGTRFADAILDEVERRVAPGLCANLVTRFHYTPADFGRDLSAHLGSAFSLEPVLWQSAWFRAHNRDDVISNLYFVGAGTHPGAGIPGVVGSAKATARLMLEDI, from the coding sequence ATGACCCGCCGCGCCATCGTCATCGGCGCCGGTTTCGGCGGGCTCGCACTAGCGATCCGGCTGCAATCGGCGGGCGTCGCGACGACAATCGTCGAGGCGCGCGACGCACCCGGCGGCCGCGCCTATCACTGGAAACGCGACGGTTTCACCTTCGACGCGGGCCCCACCGTCATCACCGACCCGCCGTGCCTCGAAGAGCTCTGGGCACTCAGCGGGCAGAATATGGGGCAGGACGTCGAGCTCGTCACCGTCACGCCCTTCTACCGCCTCAACTGGCCCGACGGCACGAATTTCGACTATTCGAACGACGAAGCGGCGCTGCGCGAGGAGATCGCGAAGCTCCATCCCGCCGATGTCGCCGGCTACGACCGCTTTCTCGAATATTCGAAGGGGGTGTATGAACAGGGCTATGTGAAGTTAGGCGCGGTCGCCTTTCTCGACTTCGCTTCGATGGTCCGGGCGGCGCCGGCGCTGATGAAATATCGGGCGTGGCGCAGCGTCTATGCGATCGTCTCCTCCTATGTGCGCGACGAGCGGCTGCGGCAGGCGCTCTCCTTCCATACGTTGCTCGTCGGCGGCAATCCGATGACGACGAGCGCCATCTACGCGCTGATCCACACGATCGAGAAGGAGGGCGGCGTGTGGTTCGCGCGCGGCGGCACCAATGCGCTGGTGCGCGGCATGGTACGCCTGTTCGAGCGACTTGGGGGGACGCTACGCCTCAACGATCCGGTGGCGCGGATCGACACGGCGGGCGACCGCGCGATCGGCGTGACGACACAGGGCGGCTGGCATGGCGAGGCCGACATGGTCGCGACCAACGCCGATCTGATGCACAGCTATCGGGATTTGCTCGGCGGCCATCCGCGCGGGAACAGCGCCGCAAAGAGCCTGTCGCGTAAACGCTGGTCGCCCTCGCTTTTCGTCGTCCATTTCGGTGTGAAGGGCGATTATCCCGACATCGCACACCACAGCATCCTGTTCGGGCCGCGCTACAAGGGACTGCTCGACGACATTTACGGTGGCAAAGTGCCTGATGATTTCTCGCTCTACCTCCACCATCCGAGCATCACCGATCCCGGCATGGCGCCGCCGGGGCACTCGACCTTCTATGCGCTCGCCCCCGTCGCGCATCTCGGCAAGGCGCAGGCGGACTGGGACGGTGACTTCGGCACACGATTCGCCGACGCGATCCTCGACGAGGTCGAGCGCCGTGTCGCGCCGGGCCTCTGCGCCAACCTCGTCACGCGCTTCCACTATACCCCCGCCGATTTCGGCCGCGACCTGTCGGCGCACCTCGGCAGCGCGTTCAGCCTCGAGCCGGTGCTGTGGCAAAGCGCCTGGTTCCGCGCGCATAATCGCGACGACGTGATTTCGAATCTTTACTTCGTCGGCGCGGGGACGCATCCGGGCGCGGGTATCCCGGGGGTGGTCGGAAGCGCCAAGGCGACCGCCCGATTGATGTTGGAAGATATATGA
- a CDS encoding TIGR00730 family Rossman fold protein, with translation MKRLAVYCGSATPEDPIYIETARHVGRTLATRGIGVVYGGGRLGLMGAVADSALEAGGEVIGIIPDALVGAEVAHRGVTELHVVSGMHERKKMFTDLSDGFLTIPGGVGTMDELWEAISWAQLGYHAKPVGLLNAAGFYNDLIAFNRNMIEVGFIRPAHAGIMIVDAGLDELLDKMAAYVPHKTIFAMKAENL, from the coding sequence ATGAAACGCCTTGCCGTCTATTGCGGGTCCGCGACCCCCGAAGATCCGATATATATCGAAACCGCGCGCCACGTCGGCCGCACGCTGGCGACACGAGGTATCGGCGTCGTCTATGGCGGCGGGCGGCTCGGGCTAATGGGCGCCGTTGCCGACAGCGCATTGGAAGCCGGCGGCGAAGTGATCGGAATCATTCCCGATGCGCTCGTCGGCGCCGAGGTCGCGCACCGCGGCGTCACCGAACTCCATGTCGTCAGCGGCATGCACGAGCGCAAGAAGATGTTCACCGACCTCTCCGACGGCTTCCTCACCATCCCCGGCGGCGTCGGCACGATGGACGAACTCTGGGAAGCGATCAGCTGGGCGCAGCTCGGCTATCATGCAAAGCCCGTCGGGCTGCTCAACGCAGCGGGCTTCTATAACGACCTGATTGCGTTCAACCGGAATATGATCGAGGTCGGTTTCATCCGCCCCGCGCACGCCGGGATCATGATCGTCGACGCCGGGCTCGACGAACTGCTGGACAAGATGGCCGCCTATGTGCCGCACAAGACGATCTTCGCGATGAAGGCCGAAAACCTCTGA
- a CDS encoding phytoene/squalene synthase family protein translates to MTEEGVYDAHALHGFAHDSIARGSKSFALASQLFDRETRERVWLLYAWCRAADDLTDGQDHGGAMKPGHDPAAAVAHIRAQTDKAFAGEPTGEAAFDALGFLLTEVAIPRAVIEDIIAGFELDARDWRPRSEQDLLRYSYHVAGAVGVAMALVMGIDAQDETTLDRASDLGIAFQLANIARDVAEDAAADRCYLPVEWMVELDIPPGQHMHPAFRGRLSVMAKWLAEMAGEYEASGRWGARKLPPRSRWAVLAAAGIYGDIAREVRRRGDHAWDHRAASSLLAKLGWIARAGWSVLRRPPQRRISRDGLWTRPRREPSA, encoded by the coding sequence ATGACCGAGGAGGGGGTCTATGACGCACACGCCCTCCACGGTTTCGCGCACGACAGCATCGCGCGCGGATCGAAAAGCTTTGCCCTGGCGAGCCAGCTCTTCGACCGCGAAACGCGCGAGCGCGTCTGGCTGCTCTATGCCTGGTGCCGCGCCGCCGACGATCTGACCGACGGACAGGATCATGGCGGCGCGATGAAGCCGGGCCACGACCCCGCCGCCGCCGTCGCGCATATCCGCGCGCAGACCGACAAGGCCTTTGCCGGCGAACCGACCGGCGAGGCCGCCTTTGACGCGCTCGGCTTCCTGCTCACCGAGGTCGCCATCCCGCGCGCGGTGATCGAGGACATCATCGCGGGGTTCGAGCTCGACGCCCGAGACTGGCGCCCGCGCAGCGAGCAGGACCTTTTGCGCTATTCCTATCATGTCGCGGGCGCCGTCGGGGTCGCGATGGCGCTGGTTATGGGGATCGACGCGCAAGACGAAACGACACTCGATCGCGCCTCCGACCTCGGCATCGCCTTCCAGCTCGCCAATATCGCACGCGATGTCGCCGAGGATGCCGCCGCCGACCGCTGTTATCTACCCGTTGAATGGATGGTCGAGCTCGACATCCCGCCGGGGCAGCACATGCACCCGGCCTTTCGCGGACGCCTGTCGGTGATGGCCAAATGGCTCGCAGAGATGGCCGGGGAATATGAGGCGTCGGGGCGCTGGGGCGCACGCAAGCTGCCTCCGCGCAGCCGCTGGGCGGTGCTCGCCGCCGCCGGCATCTATGGCGACATCGCGCGCGAGGTGCGCCGCCGCGGCGACCATGCGTGGGATCATCGCGCGGCCTCGAGCCTGCTCGCCAAGCTCGGCTGGATCGCGCGCGCCGGCTGGTCGGTGCTGCGCCGTCCGCCGCAGCGGCGGATCAGCCGCGACGGGTTGTGGACGCGTCCGCGCCGCGAACCGTCGGCATGA
- the pnuC gene encoding nicotinamide riboside transporter PnuC: MSPIEGLAAALVLVNVALVALRSVWNYPFALVAVTLYAFVFFEAKLYSDMLLQGFFFALNLYGWAAWTRARDEGGVPVRWMTGRARRGWALATIAAWAGWSFAMDRYTDAVAPWIDGAIAMLSITAQWLLARRRVESWFLWILVDLIAVPLFAARGLYATSAVYVVLLGLSIDGLIQWRRAAATGRVAL; encoded by the coding sequence ATGAGCCCGATCGAGGGGCTCGCGGCGGCGCTGGTCCTCGTCAACGTTGCGCTCGTCGCGCTGCGCAGCGTGTGGAACTATCCTTTCGCGCTCGTCGCGGTGACGCTCTATGCCTTCGTCTTCTTCGAAGCGAAACTTTACAGCGACATGCTGCTTCAGGGCTTTTTCTTCGCGCTCAACCTTTACGGCTGGGCGGCGTGGACGCGTGCGCGCGACGAGGGCGGCGTACCCGTACGCTGGATGACCGGCCGCGCCCGCCGGGGCTGGGCGCTGGCAACGATCGCCGCCTGGGCCGGTTGGAGCTTTGCGATGGACCGATATACCGACGCCGTCGCGCCATGGATCGACGGCGCGATCGCGATGCTCAGCATCACTGCGCAATGGCTGCTCGCGCGGCGGCGCGTCGAAAGCTGGTTCCTCTGGATCCTCGTCGACCTGATCGCCGTGCCGCTCTTCGCCGCGCGCGGGCTATATGCGACGAGCGCGGTCTATGTCGTGCTGCTCGGCCTGTCGATCGACGGGCTGATCCAGTGGCGCCGCGCCGCCGCGACGGGCCGGGTGGCGCTGTGA
- a CDS encoding AAA family ATPase: protein MTRHICLHGAESTGKSTLAPRLALRLGGLVVPEYGRTYAETNGTDLDEVDLLAIFDGHRAATEAALAQKPEWLVSDTDPLMTQAWAIMLLGRRLPEIDLWDAVADLYLVPAMDLPWQEDGTRLFGSELARAQFMEVAIGELDRRRLPWTWVEGEGDARVESALAAIEAAGLS from the coding sequence GTGACGCGCCATATCTGCCTGCACGGGGCCGAAAGCACCGGCAAATCGACGCTCGCTCCGCGCCTCGCGCTGCGGCTTGGCGGCCTCGTCGTCCCCGAATATGGCCGCACCTATGCCGAGACCAACGGCACCGACCTCGACGAGGTCGACCTGCTCGCGATCTTCGACGGGCATCGCGCGGCGACCGAGGCCGCACTCGCGCAAAAGCCCGAATGGCTCGTATCGGACACCGATCCGTTGATGACGCAGGCGTGGGCGATCATGCTGCTCGGCCGCCGCCTGCCCGAAATCGACCTGTGGGACGCGGTAGCCGACCTCTATCTCGTCCCCGCGATGGACCTGCCCTGGCAAGAGGACGGCACGCGCCTGTTCGGCAGCGAACTGGCGCGAGCGCAATTCATGGAGGTCGCGATCGGCGAACTCGACCGGCGCCGGCTTCCATGGACGTGGGTCGAGGGCGAAGGCGATGCGCGGGTCGAGAGTGCGCTGGCGGCGATCGAGGCGGCCGGGCTGAGCTAA
- the lnt gene encoding apolipoprotein N-acyltransferase — protein MTAHSLRIAAFADHRPKLLALLLGAVSATGFAPLHLWPLTLLALAGWMALVARSAGGWRTLGIGWAFGVGHFVVGLNWIATAFTYQAAMPAWLGWIAVVLLSLYLAVYPALTAWGAWLAKPKGDTHFAAPSYLLAFGGFWILTEWLRSWIFTGFAWNPMGVITVPHAAMPARWIGTYGMSGIVFLLVGVLILAWFRRRVAATALFGSVLLFWGAAFVSQLGGSADAAVRSKGVVRIPITVVQPNVGQEDKWEGSKADANFAKLARLTTPKDDIPRLILWPEAAVPDYLERGYPSIYYDRSPAEARARIVRLMNPNDIMLLGALKLELDKAGGVVGARNAVMTVHADGTLGPRYDKAHLVPYGEYLPMRPILSAIGLSRLAPGDIDFWPGPGPRTLDLGAFGRAGLQICYEIIFSGQVVDRAHRPDFIFNPSNDAWFGSWGPPQHLAQARLRAIEEGLPVIRATPTGISAVIDADGRIVESLPMHKAGRIDTKVPTARAPTLFARFGNSLPVGFALLLLALAIAFRRSGR, from the coding sequence GTGACAGCGCATTCCCTCCGCATCGCCGCTTTCGCCGACCATCGGCCAAAGCTTCTCGCCCTGTTGCTGGGCGCCGTTTCGGCGACGGGGTTTGCGCCGCTCCACCTCTGGCCACTGACGCTGCTGGCGCTCGCGGGCTGGATGGCGCTGGTCGCACGAAGCGCGGGCGGCTGGCGCACGCTGGGGATCGGGTGGGCGTTCGGCGTCGGTCATTTCGTCGTCGGTCTGAACTGGATCGCGACCGCGTTCACCTATCAGGCGGCGATGCCGGCGTGGCTGGGCTGGATCGCGGTCGTGCTGCTGTCGCTTTATCTGGCGGTTTATCCCGCGCTGACGGCATGGGGTGCCTGGCTGGCGAAACCGAAGGGCGATACGCATTTCGCGGCGCCGTCCTATCTGCTGGCCTTCGGCGGGTTCTGGATTCTCACCGAGTGGCTCCGCAGCTGGATTTTTACCGGCTTCGCATGGAATCCGATGGGGGTGATCACCGTCCCGCACGCGGCCATGCCCGCGCGCTGGATCGGGACCTATGGCATGAGCGGGATCGTTTTCCTGCTCGTGGGGGTGCTGATACTGGCGTGGTTTCGCCGCCGCGTCGCCGCCACCGCGCTATTCGGCAGCGTGCTGCTTTTCTGGGGCGCAGCTTTCGTTTCGCAACTGGGCGGCAGCGCCGACGCCGCCGTCCGATCCAAGGGCGTCGTCCGGATACCCATCACCGTCGTCCAGCCCAATGTCGGGCAGGAGGACAAGTGGGAAGGCAGCAAGGCCGACGCCAATTTCGCCAAGCTCGCGCGGCTGACGACGCCGAAGGACGACATACCGCGGCTGATCCTGTGGCCCGAAGCCGCCGTTCCCGATTATCTCGAACGCGGCTATCCGTCGATCTACTACGACCGCTCGCCCGCCGAAGCGCGCGCGCGGATCGTCAGGTTGATGAACCCGAACGACATCATGCTGCTCGGCGCGCTCAAGCTCGAACTCGACAAGGCGGGCGGTGTCGTCGGCGCCCGCAATGCGGTGATGACGGTGCATGCCGACGGCACGCTGGGCCCCCGTTACGACAAGGCGCATCTGGTGCCCTACGGCGAATATCTGCCGATGCGGCCGATCCTGTCAGCGATCGGCCTGTCGCGGCTCGCGCCCGGCGACATCGATTTCTGGCCCGGCCCCGGGCCGCGCACGCTCGACCTCGGCGCCTTCGGCCGCGCGGGCCTGCAGATCTGTTACGAGATCATCTTTTCAGGCCAGGTCGTCGATCGCGCCCATCGCCCTGATTTCATCTTCAACCCATCGAACGACGCCTGGTTCGGCAGCTGGGGCCCTCCCCAGCATCTCGCCCAAGCCCGCCTCCGCGCGATCGAGGAAGGCTTGCCCGTGATCCGTGCGACTCCCACCGGGATCAGCGCGGTCATCGATGCCGACGGGCGTATCGTCGAATCGCTGCCAATGCACAAGGCGGGTCGCATCGACACGAAGGTGCCGACCGCGCGCGCTCCGACGCTCTTCGCCCGCTTCGGCAATAGTCTGCCCGTCGGTTTCGCGCTGCTGTTGCTCGCGCTGGCCATTGCGTTCCGGCGCTCGGGACGCTAA
- the metK gene encoding methionine adenosyltransferase has product MRNSFLFTSESVSEGHPDKVADQISDSIVDLFLSKDPEARVACETLTTTQLVVLAGEIRCKGVFENDAWAPGALEEIEATVRNTVREIGYEQSGFHWQSFRFENNLHGQSAHIAQGVDESGDKDEGAGDQGIMFGYASDETPDLMPATLDYSHKILERMAADRKAGTAPFLEPDTKSQVTLRYANERPVEATAIVVSTQHAPGYYFHNGEGDEAKYSELRKYVLGVIADVLPAELLTANTVYHINPTGRFEIGGPDGDAGLTGRKIIVDTYGGASPHGGGAFSGKDPTKVDRSAAYITRYLAKNIVAAGLARRCTIQLSYAIGVAEPLSIYVDLHGTGTVEEGRIEAAIPGLVRLTPKGIRTHLGLNKPIYRQTAAYGHFGRTAVGDAFPWERTDLVDKLKAALAA; this is encoded by the coding sequence ATGCGCAACAGCTTCCTTTTCACCTCCGAAAGCGTGTCGGAGGGGCACCCCGACAAGGTCGCCGACCAGATTTCGGATTCGATCGTCGACCTGTTCCTGTCGAAGGATCCCGAGGCGCGCGTGGCGTGCGAAACGCTGACGACGACGCAGCTTGTCGTGCTCGCGGGCGAGATTCGCTGCAAGGGCGTGTTCGAAAATGACGCTTGGGCGCCGGGCGCGCTCGAGGAGATCGAGGCGACGGTCCGCAACACTGTGCGCGAGATCGGCTACGAGCAGTCGGGCTTCCACTGGCAGAGCTTCCGCTTCGAGAACAACCTTCATGGCCAGTCGGCGCATATTGCACAGGGCGTCGACGAAAGCGGCGACAAGGACGAAGGGGCGGGCGACCAAGGGATCATGTTCGGCTATGCGTCGGATGAGACCCCCGATTTAATGCCCGCGACGCTCGATTACAGCCACAAGATTCTCGAGCGCATGGCCGCCGACCGCAAGGCGGGCACTGCGCCCTTCCTCGAGCCCGACACCAAGAGCCAGGTCACGCTGCGCTACGCCAACGAGCGCCCGGTCGAGGCGACCGCGATCGTCGTGTCGACGCAGCATGCACCGGGCTATTATTTCCACAATGGCGAAGGCGACGAGGCGAAATATAGCGAGCTGCGCAAATATGTCCTTGGCGTGATCGCCGATGTGCTCCCCGCCGAACTGCTCACCGCGAACACCGTCTATCATATCAACCCGACCGGCCGCTTCGAGATCGGCGGACCCGATGGCGACGCGGGGCTGACCGGGCGCAAGATCATCGTCGACACCTATGGCGGCGCCAGCCCGCACGGCGGCGGCGCGTTCAGCGGCAAGGACCCGACCAAGGTCGACCGCTCGGCGGCCTATATCACGCGCTATCTGGCGAAGAATATCGTCGCCGCGGGCCTCGCACGCCGCTGCACGATCCAGCTCTCCTATGCGATCGGCGTCGCCGAACCGCTGTCGATCTATGTCGACCTGCACGGCACCGGCACCGTCGAGGAAGGCCGCATCGAAGCCGCAATTCCCGGGCTCGTGCGCCTGACGCCCAAGGGCATCCGCACCCACCTCGGACTCAACAAGCCGATCTATCGGCAGACCGCGGCCTACGGCCACTTCGGCCGCACCGCCGTGGGCGATGCCTTCCCGTGGGAGCGCACAGACCTCGTCGACAAGCTCAAGGCGGCGCTCGCGGCCTGA
- a CDS encoding tRNA (guanine(46)-N(7))-methyltransferase TrmB, whose protein sequence is MTAHKPGDPTTLNRLYGRSKGKPLRAGQQDLVDTLLPQIAVPEVGEVSAERLFGQACPLHFEIGFGGGEHMAGRADMLPDHGFIGAEPFINGVAQALVHVAGDHGASLPLGNVRIHHGDALEVLRRIPDGALSFAYLLHPDPWPKARHAKRRMMNDGPLDLIAAKLKPGGEFRFGTDHPIYLQHALMVMRRHRHQYEWLAKDARDFQQRPGGWPETRYEAKARAQGHEVWYFRYRRI, encoded by the coding sequence ATGACTGCGCATAAACCCGGCGATCCGACCACCCTCAACCGCCTTTACGGCCGTTCGAAGGGCAAGCCGCTGCGCGCGGGGCAGCAGGATCTGGTCGATACGCTGTTGCCGCAGATCGCGGTTCCCGAAGTTGGCGAAGTTTCCGCGGAGCGTCTGTTCGGGCAGGCATGTCCGTTGCATTTTGAAATCGGTTTTGGCGGCGGCGAGCATATGGCGGGGCGCGCCGACATGCTGCCCGACCATGGCTTCATCGGCGCCGAGCCGTTCATCAACGGCGTGGCGCAGGCGTTGGTCCATGTCGCGGGCGATCATGGCGCCAGCCTGCCGCTCGGCAACGTCCGCATCCACCATGGCGACGCGCTGGAGGTGCTGCGGCGGATTCCCGACGGCGCGCTGTCTTTCGCCTATCTGCTCCACCCCGACCCCTGGCCCAAGGCGCGCCACGCCAAGCGGCGGATGATGAACGACGGCCCGCTCGACCTGATCGCGGCGAAACTGAAGCCCGGCGGCGAGTTCCGCTTCGGCACCGACCATCCCATCTATCTGCAGCACGCGCTGATGGTGATGCGCCGCCACCGCCACCAGTATGAATGGCTGGCGAAGGACGCGCGCGATTTCCAGCAGCGCCCGGGCGGCTGGCCCGAAACGCGCTACGAAGCCAAGGCGCGCGCGCAGGGGCACGAGGTCTGGTATTTCCGCTACCGGCGGATCTAG